Within uncultured Fibrobacter sp., the genomic segment GAGCGTAGTAAACGATAGAATCGGTCGCGGACAAGTCGCAGGGCGATTCTTCCTTGCAAATCCAGATTCCGTAGAACGACCAGGAACCACGCATGGCTGCCGAAGTTTCCCAATAAATAGCGTTCCCTTCGCGATCTGCGCCCGCTTCGACAATGAATTCCGAGAGGTCTTTGCGGGTTTCGGGAATGATTTCGACTTCGGGAGTCGTCTTGACGCTTGTGTCGGTAGAAGACATGTAGCCCGTTTCGCTGATGCCGAGTTCCTTGATTGTGAATTGGGCACTTGCCGATTCAAAATCCAGCACCTTGACCGAGTCGGGCTCGAAGGTGCGCACGTTTGCAGAAACATCTTCGCCGGCATCGATTTTGGTGGACTGTTCGACAACGCTGTCGCCAATGATCACGCGCATGTCGTATTCGTACGGCGGCAGCGAATCCATTTCGTAAAAGCCTTCGCTGTCGGTTTTAACCAGGCGATCGGTGCCGTACACTTGCACCCAGGCGTAGTCGACGCTGTCGGGCAAGTAAACCTTGCCGCGCAGGCTGCCCGTTTTTTCGAGGGCGTACTGTACGGAATCGCCTTCTTGAATGTCTTTGGCCGAAATCTTGGTGAACAGGCCTTCGCCGGCGTCGACAATTTCAATCATTGCCTCATTTACGCTAAGGCTGTCGATGTGAATTTGGCCCAAGGAATCGGTCGTGAATTCCTCGAAGAAAATAGCTTTGGAAGAATCGTCTTCGATGTCGCGGACAAAGTCCACGGAACGCATGCGGGCGACAACGCCCACCGCCGGTTTAGAATCTTCACGGACAATCTGAATCAAGAACGCGTTTTCGGTTTCAACGGTACTAATGCCCGCGACTTCTTTGTCGGAGCAAGCCCAAAAGGCCAGGGGCGCTAAACACGCGAGTAGCAAAAACAGTCGTTTCATGTTTTACCCCTCTTTCTTGGTTCGTGGATCGTTAGAAATGTCGGCCACCGGGTAAAGCGCAAATACAAACTGCATAGCGCGGTTAGGCTTGTTGACCTCGGCCACTCTGCGTTGTACCTGGCGCCTGAACTCCAGAGTCATTTCGTTCAAGTCGGCAAAGCAGTCCTCATCGACTCCCACCAGCAGCGAAGAAATATTGCGCTTGGCAGGTTCCACTGCAATCAGGGAGTTCTGCGCGAGCGCCAAAAGTTGATTCTGGTAGCTGCGGATGGCGGCGGTCTTTGTGGCTGACCCTGCCGATGTAAAGTTAGCAGTTGTTGCGGCGTAACGTTCCGAGGCAAGCGGCGTAATGAGCTTTAAATCCTTCAAAACGGTTATGGCTTCGCGGACTTGGTCTTCGGAAACGGTCGGCGAAATCTGCTTGACCAGGTGCGAAACTTCGGCATGCCCGCCATTCATCTCGATAAGGGCGCGCACCACGGGAATCCACCACTTGCTTAAGAACAGGTATTCGCTTGCACTCAGCTTGCGCAAGTCCACATCTTGCAAGGCGAGCGCCATCTTGTAAAGCTTGTCCTTTTTGGCGGGGGACTTGGTCTTGGAGGCGGCCACCAGAATTTCGAAAAGTTCGCCCTTGCGGCCCTTTAGGTCGAGCAAGTCTTTTGCCAAGGGAATGCTGCGGTTCGGCAGGTGCAGTTCCTTGTTCAGCACTCGGAAAATCTGGCTTGTTTCAAGCCCCAATTTTTGCCCCATTATCTTGTAGGAATACAGTGGCATATCCAGCTTGCGCTGGGTATAGTAATTCTTGAGCAGGTCCCTGTAATCGCTTATTTCGTCAATGTTGAGCATAGGCCAGTTCCCTAAATAGTAATCCATTCAATAAAATAACCTTTTCTCGGGCCGAAAAGCAAAAAAAGAGCGAATCGTTTTTGACAAAAATGCAATAGAAGAATCTCCAAAGGCGTGATTTTGGCCCGTTTTAGAGGTAATTTGATATTGGTTGGTAAAAAAGAGGGATGTTGGGATGAAATACAATTCATTTTTGACAGTGCTGGCGCTTGTGGCGCCCACCATGGTCTTGGCCAAAGAAGGCCCCTGTGACATTTACGCAAAGGCAAACACCCCGTGCGTGGCGGCGCATAGTTTGACGCGCGCGCTTTTCGGGGAGTATAATGGCAACCTGTACCAGGTTCGTCGAGCCGATGGAGCCACTAAAGATATTCCGCTCGAAGAAAAGGGCGGGTATGTCAATTCCTCGGTGCAAGACGAATTCTGCAAAGGTTCCAGGTGTACCATCTCGATCATTTACGACCAGTCGGAATACAAGAACGACCTGAAAAAATCGCCCGTGGTATACTGGCTTAAAGAAGGCGGTAAAGAGGCGATTGCGGACAAGGCTCCCATTTACATTAACGGGCGCAAGGCTTATGGCTTTTATCGCGACGCCTGGTCTGCCACCGGTTACCGCAATAACAATACCAAAGGTGTAGCCACCGGCGACGAAGAAGAATCCATGTACATGGTCGTTGACGGCAGACATTACAACGACTTGTGCTGTTTCAACTACGGAAATGCAGAAACAACCGGTAACGATGACGGCCCTGGAACCATGGAATGCATCTACTTCGGAAGCGACAAGGACTGGGGCGGTCCAGGACAAGGAAACGGTCCGTGGGTTGCCGCCGACTTGGAAGACGGCGTATTCAAGGGAAACGATGCTGGTTGGCAATGGGGCAAGACCCATACAACACCGTGGCCAGACGCACTTTCTATTGAAGCAGACTATGTGACCGCCATGCTCAAAGGACCGAATGACGGAACGTTCAAGCTCAAGGGCGGCAGCGCTCAAAAAGGAACCCTCAACACCATGTGGGACGGACCGCGCAAAAGAGGCTACAGCCCACGCAAGCTGCAAGGCGCCATCGTGCTCGGCAATGGCGGTGACGGCAGCGACGGCGGTGCAGGAACGTTCTTCGAAGGTGTGATGACCATCGGAAACCCGCCCGATTCCGTTGACGATTTGGTACAGGCAAACATCGTTGCCGCCGGTTACGGAAGCAAAATTGACATTTTCAAAAAAGTCGAAATTGAACCGTTCAAAGATACACTTACCATCCCCGGAAAAATCGAAGTCGAGAACTATGATAAAGGCGGCAACGGCCGCGGATTCCTGGACAGCGATATCGAAAACGAAAACAGCCTCTACCGCGATGACAACGCAGGCCTCGACAGCGCAGAAGGCGCCATCATTTACGGCTGGGGTTATGCCGATGACTGGTTACGTTACACGGTAAAAGCGTCCAAGAACGACTCGCTCACGCTCACGGCGCGCGTCGCCTCCCCAAGCGATAGCACATTCTTCTCCGTACTCGTTGACGAGAAAAAAGTCGTCACCGTGATGGTCCCGAATACCGGCGACTGGAAGACGTTTGAAACGGTTGCGGTTTCCGTGCCCGCAATTGCAGAAGGTGCGCATGTGCTAAAAATAAAGATTGACAAGCCGTACTTCAATCTCGACTGGATTGAATTTACAATCGCAAAATCCACCACCCAAATGCCGAGATTCAAAAGCAACTTCACTTCAACACCACAAACGGCTACCGTATATGACGTTCTCGGAAATCGCGTTATCACTTTCCGTGCAGATGAAAAGACGATATATAGAGCATGGGATAAAGTTCGTATGAATCTTCCCAACGGAATTTATGTCATCAAAACGAACAATAAAATTGTCCGAGCAGTAAAGACAAAATAAGACACCTCCACACACCCCAAAAACACCCCGCAGGCTCTAGCTTGCGGGGCGTTTCTATTGAAAGGGTGGATATCTGACTAAATGAGACCTTCGAAGAAGTTGTTACCCCAATGAGACTCCGTATTTGGCTATCGCATTAAAGAACTTATGACGCCAAATACTCCGCGCTTCTACGGCTCGTTAATACGAGCCGCATCCGCTTGGCGCAAGGGCAACATCTTTTAAATCAGTCCTTCAAAGAAGTTGTTGCCCTTGTCATCCACGAGGATGAATGCGGGGAAGTCCTTGATGGTGATCTTGCGGATGGCTTCCATGCCGAGTTCCGGGAAGGCCACGATGTCGTTCGAAAGAATGTTCTGTTCAGCGAGAATGGCTGCTGGACCGCCGATGGAGCCGAGGAAGAATCCACCGTACTTCTTGCAGGCGTCGGTCACGTCCTGAGAGCGGTTGCCCTTAGCGACCATGATCATCGAAGCACCCTTGCTCTGGAAGCGCATCACGTACGGGTCCATGCGGTTAGCCGTCGTCGGGCCGAAGCTACCCGTGGGCATGCCTGCCGGAGTCTTGGCCGGGCCTGCGTAGTAAATCGGATGGTCAGACACGACCTTGAGCACGGTCTTTTCTTCGTCCGTGAGTTCTTCGCCGCGTTCCTGCTTGTCGAAGATTTCGGCAATCTTGGCGTGGGCCATGTCGCGAGCCACAATCATCGTGCCCTTGAGGCTAAGGCGCGTCTTCACCGGATACTTGGTGAGGTCGGCGAGCACTTCCTTCATCGGACGGTCGAGATCGATTTCAATAGCCGGAGCGAGGTTCACAGCGTTGCCAGCCGGGATGTAGTTTTCCGGATGGTGTTCCATCTTTTCGAGCCAGAGGCCGTTTTCGTCAATCTTGGCCTTGATGTTACGGTCGGCAGAGCAGCTAACGCCGATAGAAACCGGGCAGCTAGCAGCATGACGCGGAGCGCGAATCACGCGAACATCGTGCACCAGGTACTTGCCGCCGAACTGGGCGCCAATACCTGTCTTCTGGCAGATGTGGAGAACCTTTTCTTCCATTTCGAGGTCGCGGAAAATACGACCGCCTTCGGAACCGCTGGTCGGAATATCATCGAGGTAGCCGCAGCTAGCGAGCTTCACCATGTGGGTGTTCATTTCGGCAGAGGTACCGCCAATCACGATAGCGAGGTGGTACGGAGGGCATGCGGCTGTACCGAGAGTCTTCACCTTTTCGGCGAGGAACTTTTCCAAGGACTTCGGGTTGAGGAGCGCCTTGGTCATGGGCCAGTAGTAAGTCTTGTTAGCAGAGCCACCGCCCTTGGCGACGAACAAGAACTTCATTTCGGCACCTTCTTCGGCGTGGATGTCGATCTGAGCCGGGAGGTTGCAACCGGTGTTCTTTTCTTCGTACATCGTGAGCGGAGCAATCTGGCTGTAACGAAGGTTCTTGGTGGTGTAGGCGTTGTAGACGCCTTCCGAAATGGCTTCGGCGTCGTCAAAACCAGTCCAGACTTGCTGGCCCTTGTGGGCAACGCAAATAGCCGTACCGGTGTCCTGGCAGAACGGGAGAATGCCCTTGGCGGCAACGCAGGCGTTCTTGAGCATAGTGAGGGCGACAAACTTGTCGTTATCCGAAGCTTCCGGATCCTGGAGAATCTTGGCGACCTTGGCCGTGTGGGCCGGGCGCAGGCAGAATTCCACTTCTTCGAAAGCTGCCTGGGCGATCTTGGTCAAGGCTTCCTTGGAAACTTTGAGGATTTTCTTGCCTTCGAATTCGGCGACGGTAACGCCGTCTTTGCCGAGGTTTACGTATTCGGTAGTATCTTCACCGTGCTGGACGGTAGCTTCGTATTTGAATGCCATAGTAGTTAGCCTGTTTTAAGGTTGTTGTTGTCTTCCCGCACCTAGATGACAATAGCCACTTGCAGCTTTGCTGCTTAGTGGATATGATCCTCGGAACGGGGACGGGATCTCCTTTTCCAGCCTGAAAAAAGAATTCTTTTTCTCGGCTAGGAGGGGAAGACAATTGAGGTTGAATGTTTTTTTTATGCGTGTAATTTAAAATTTCTTGCAGTCTCCGTCCTAAAAAAGCTGCCTGAATGGAGTGGTTTAGCCCGCGGCGGTGTGCGAAAAATCGCAAAAAGCCGATGAAAAGACGAAAATAGCGGACAATTTGAACTTTTTTTATAAAAAACTTGGCGAACGACCGAAATTTGTACTATTTTTTACATCGTAAAAAGTTTAAACTGAAGAGGATACTATGAAGATCAAGACTCTCATGCTGGCAACCATGCTTGCCTCTGCTGTTGTTTTTGCAGCCCCGGCTGCCAAGAAGGAAGCTGCCCCGGCCGCTAAGCCCGCCGCTGCCGCTCCTGCCGCCGAAGCCGCCAAGCCGGCTCCCGCAGCTGCTCCTGCCGCAGCCCCCGCTGCTCAGCCCGCCGCCGAAGCTCCGAAGGCCGAAGCCGCCAAGGCTGAACCGGCTCCCGCCGCCGCACCGGCTGCCGCCGCTGCTCCTGCCGCTGCCGACACCGCCAAGGCTACCGAAGCCGCACCTGCCGCTGCTGATTCTACCGCAGCCGCGGCCCCGGCTGACTCCGCCGCCGCTCCGGCTGAAGCCGTAGCCGCCGCCGACACCGCCAAGGCCGATACCGCCAAGACCGAAGTGCTCGAAGCCAAGGCTGAAGAAGCCCCGGTCGACAGCGCCGCTCTCGCCAAGGCCGAAGAAGAAAAGAAGGCTGCCGAAGAAGCCGCCAAGGCCCGTGCCGAAGAACAGGCTGCTCTTGAAAACAGCACCGCCG encodes:
- a CDS encoding arabinofuranosidase catalytic domain-containing protein produces the protein MKYNSFLTVLALVAPTMVLAKEGPCDIYAKANTPCVAAHSLTRALFGEYNGNLYQVRRADGATKDIPLEEKGGYVNSSVQDEFCKGSRCTISIIYDQSEYKNDLKKSPVVYWLKEGGKEAIADKAPIYINGRKAYGFYRDAWSATGYRNNNTKGVATGDEEESMYMVVDGRHYNDLCCFNYGNAETTGNDDGPGTMECIYFGSDKDWGGPGQGNGPWVAADLEDGVFKGNDAGWQWGKTHTTPWPDALSIEADYVTAMLKGPNDGTFKLKGGSAQKGTLNTMWDGPRKRGYSPRKLQGAIVLGNGGDGSDGGAGTFFEGVMTIGNPPDSVDDLVQANIVAAGYGSKIDIFKKVEIEPFKDTLTIPGKIEVENYDKGGNGRGFLDSDIENENSLYRDDNAGLDSAEGAIIYGWGYADDWLRYTVKASKNDSLTLTARVASPSDSTFFSVLVDEKKVVTVMVPNTGDWKTFETVAVSVPAIAEGAHVLKIKIDKPYFNLDWIEFTIAKSTTQMPRFKSNFTSTPQTATVYDVLGNRVITFRADEKTIYRAWDKVRMNLPNGIYVIKTNNKIVRAVKTK
- a CDS encoding DUF4423 domain-containing protein → MDYYLGNWPMLNIDEISDYRDLLKNYYTQRKLDMPLYSYKIMGQKLGLETSQIFRVLNKELHLPNRSIPLAKDLLDLKGRKGELFEILVAASKTKSPAKKDKLYKMALALQDVDLRKLSASEYLFLSKWWIPVVRALIEMNGGHAEVSHLVKQISPTVSEDQVREAITVLKDLKLITPLASERYAATTANFTSAGSATKTAAIRSYQNQLLALAQNSLIAVEPAKRNISSLLVGVDEDCFADLNEMTLEFRRQVQRRVAEVNKPNRAMQFVFALYPVADISNDPRTKKEG
- a CDS encoding fumarate hydratase, coding for MAFKYEATVQHGEDTTEYVNLGKDGVTVAEFEGKKILKVSKEALTKIAQAAFEEVEFCLRPAHTAKVAKILQDPEASDNDKFVALTMLKNACVAAKGILPFCQDTGTAICVAHKGQQVWTGFDDAEAISEGVYNAYTTKNLRYSQIAPLTMYEEKNTGCNLPAQIDIHAEEGAEMKFLFVAKGGGSANKTYYWPMTKALLNPKSLEKFLAEKVKTLGTAACPPYHLAIVIGGTSAEMNTHMVKLASCGYLDDIPTSGSEGGRIFRDLEMEEKVLHICQKTGIGAQFGGKYLVHDVRVIRAPRHAASCPVSIGVSCSADRNIKAKIDENGLWLEKMEHHPENYIPAGNAVNLAPAIEIDLDRPMKEVLADLTKYPVKTRLSLKGTMIVARDMAHAKIAEIFDKQERGEELTDEEKTVLKVVSDHPIYYAGPAKTPAGMPTGSFGPTTANRMDPYVMRFQSKGASMIMVAKGNRSQDVTDACKKYGGFFLGSIGGPAAILAEQNILSNDIVAFPELGMEAIRKITIKDFPAFILVDDKGNNFFEGLI